From the genome of bacterium, one region includes:
- the smc gene encoding chromosome segregation protein SMC — MQLISLQISGFKSFANDTKIHFAPGVTGVVGPNGCGKSNVVDSLRWVLGEQRSSVLRGERMENVIFNGTVKRKPMNLAEVQVRFDNTSGRINLPYGEIEITRRLHRDGTSEYLINGNACRLRDITDMLQDSGLGPNAYTILELKMIEDILREEGEGRRQLFEEASGIAKYKLRRRQALAKLAQTEEDLLRLADIISEVERQVASLKRQVSRARRYQELNAELKRAETAFVVLEYDRLHRELDPMRNALADATAHSEGSNSYLRQFEAKVEQLRSDQLESDHKPGELRQSLQETVAQISSLEADKAGYEARLAGARESLDRAQRQIILAKDRLSSLEPRKVGLARDLTDVATEHETAQTAVNEAEQRFERCQAKLKQLEGQYKETDGRLASLNRGQASLEGERAKLLEGIARQKGRRDSAHQTREQVAIERADIERRQTELASVLQSAMDAAAQAQSGLDHHRGLQSDLTERRAEVERRLHENDRLTHATTSHIGLLETLEQRGPRGTKQLKLLRETIATARLIADVTIAEERFARAIHTALGNAAYHVILRSEDELREAIASLSAADAGKCGFKLPIVNAAALPPAAPSRSLGWAADVVDSEGDAFQAKALLSDCLLVATLDDALALQEFLTTHHCRAVTLDGDWLDGDGLCYAGGREHDTPSDLGLSRQIDGLKATLEQTRIERGELEAQLQQARAAHAEWESELDRIMKQAETLRQGVDRARGEQLRVDTLYHALTQRDEAAVRLLEESDNAEHALREDVERLVGALEENRKAVGAVQQEIERMSEEVWQARQEHGSARDAFHERSRAMDAVKHRRQLLDAETERINSSEAELSDTIRQNTEVGEHSANTISESETHLREIADRLRTLFVTRDERYKLVDAAQRGKDAASGEVRDMEDQLKRLRNSREAALEDQRKLEISIAKMEGELESLLGNARSQFGIELESPEAAESLAQLRTVTTGADIITELRGKIENLGTVNLLAVEEYDQETARLDGMLANRADLLAAKSTLEETIRKINETAEAKFLHTFEAVRANFQSLFTEFFPAGEADLILSGKDLLEADITMWANPSGKRLKSLTLMSGGEKTMTAIALLFSLYQVKPSPFCVLDEVDAPLDDANIDRFTRMIHRHSDHTQFIMITHNKRTMEIADNLYGVTMQEEGVSKTVSVRLLKPTAPVVSEAETAVTE, encoded by the coding sequence ATGCAATTAATCTCACTTCAAATATCCGGTTTTAAGTCATTCGCCAATGACACCAAGATACACTTCGCGCCGGGTGTGACGGGCGTGGTCGGTCCGAATGGCTGCGGTAAATCCAATGTAGTCGACTCGCTGCGCTGGGTGCTGGGCGAACAGCGCTCGTCGGTGCTTCGCGGTGAACGCATGGAAAACGTGATATTCAACGGCACGGTGAAGCGCAAGCCGATGAATTTGGCCGAAGTGCAGGTGCGATTCGATAACACGTCCGGCCGGATAAATTTGCCCTATGGCGAAATCGAGATCACGCGTCGTTTGCACCGCGACGGTACAAGCGAGTATCTCATCAACGGAAACGCCTGCCGACTGCGCGACATAACGGACATGCTGCAGGACAGTGGCTTAGGTCCGAACGCCTATACCATCCTCGAACTTAAGATGATCGAGGATATCCTGCGCGAGGAAGGCGAAGGCCGCCGCCAGCTTTTCGAGGAAGCTTCGGGAATCGCCAAGTATAAACTGCGCCGTCGTCAGGCTTTGGCGAAGCTAGCGCAAACCGAAGAAGACCTGCTGCGCTTGGCGGACATCATTTCGGAAGTTGAACGGCAGGTTGCTTCGTTGAAACGACAAGTCAGCCGCGCTCGACGCTACCAGGAATTGAACGCGGAGCTGAAGCGAGCCGAGACCGCGTTCGTTGTGCTCGAATATGATCGTTTGCATCGCGAGCTCGATCCCATGCGGAATGCGCTGGCCGATGCCACCGCACATTCTGAAGGCAGCAACAGCTACTTGCGGCAGTTCGAAGCAAAGGTTGAACAGTTGCGCAGCGATCAATTGGAGAGCGATCATAAGCCTGGCGAGTTGCGCCAATCATTGCAGGAAACCGTCGCCCAGATTTCTTCCTTGGAAGCAGATAAAGCAGGATATGAAGCCCGACTTGCGGGTGCGCGCGAGTCGTTGGACCGCGCACAGCGGCAAATTATTCTGGCCAAGGACCGCCTCAGTTCGCTTGAACCGCGCAAGGTCGGTCTGGCCCGCGACTTGACGGATGTGGCCACAGAGCATGAAACGGCCCAGACTGCGGTCAACGAAGCCGAGCAGCGTTTCGAGCGGTGCCAGGCGAAGTTGAAGCAGCTCGAAGGACAGTACAAAGAAACCGACGGGCGGTTGGCCAGCTTGAATCGCGGCCAAGCGAGTCTGGAAGGCGAACGCGCCAAATTGCTTGAAGGCATCGCGAGGCAGAAGGGGCGACGTGACTCCGCACACCAGACTCGCGAGCAGGTTGCGATCGAGCGCGCCGATATTGAGCGGCGCCAAACCGAATTGGCTTCTGTCCTGCAATCAGCGATGGACGCTGCCGCGCAGGCGCAATCGGGGTTGGACCATCATCGCGGGCTGCAGTCCGATCTGACCGAGCGTCGCGCCGAGGTTGAACGCAGGCTGCACGAGAATGACCGTCTGACCCACGCCACGACGTCGCATATTGGGCTGCTCGAGACGCTTGAGCAACGCGGTCCGCGCGGAACCAAACAGTTGAAACTGCTGCGCGAAACGATTGCCACGGCCCGCCTGATTGCCGATGTGACAATAGCAGAAGAGCGTTTTGCGCGCGCCATTCACACCGCGCTTGGAAACGCCGCCTACCATGTGATCCTGCGTTCTGAGGACGAACTTCGCGAAGCCATCGCGTCGTTGTCCGCTGCGGATGCCGGAAAGTGCGGATTCAAACTTCCCATCGTGAACGCTGCAGCTTTGCCGCCGGCCGCCCCGTCACGGAGCCTTGGTTGGGCTGCCGATGTTGTGGATTCAGAAGGCGACGCATTTCAAGCGAAGGCGCTTCTTTCAGACTGTTTGCTTGTCGCGACACTTGACGATGCGCTGGCGCTGCAGGAGTTTCTGACAACGCATCACTGCCGGGCGGTCACGCTCGATGGTGACTGGCTTGACGGCGACGGCCTATGTTACGCGGGCGGACGCGAACATGATACGCCGAGTGATCTCGGCCTGTCCCGTCAAATTGACGGGCTGAAGGCGACCCTTGAACAAACGCGGATTGAACGCGGCGAGCTTGAAGCACAATTGCAGCAGGCCCGGGCGGCCCATGCGGAGTGGGAGTCGGAGCTTGATCGGATCATGAAGCAGGCTGAGACCCTGCGTCAGGGCGTGGATCGCGCTCGCGGCGAACAGCTTCGAGTGGACACATTGTATCACGCGCTAACGCAGCGCGATGAGGCTGCCGTGCGTCTGCTCGAAGAGAGTGATAACGCGGAGCATGCGTTGCGCGAAGATGTCGAACGGCTCGTAGGAGCGTTAGAAGAGAATCGTAAGGCAGTCGGCGCGGTACAGCAGGAGATTGAGCGGATGTCGGAGGAGGTCTGGCAGGCCCGCCAGGAACACGGTTCGGCACGCGATGCCTTCCACGAGCGGTCCCGCGCAATGGACGCTGTAAAGCATCGCCGCCAATTGTTGGATGCCGAGACCGAGCGCATTAACTCGAGTGAAGCCGAACTTAGCGACACCATTCGCCAAAACACCGAAGTCGGCGAGCATTCCGCCAATACGATCTCAGAGAGTGAGACTCATTTACGCGAGATCGCAGATCGTCTGCGCACGTTGTTTGTGACCCGCGATGAGCGTTACAAGTTGGTGGACGCCGCGCAGCGCGGTAAGGATGCCGCGTCGGGCGAGGTTCGCGACATGGAAGACCAGTTGAAGCGCCTGCGCAACAGCCGAGAAGCCGCGTTGGAAGATCAGCGCAAACTCGAGATATCGATCGCGAAGATGGAGGGTGAGTTGGAGTCGCTGCTGGGCAACGCCCGGTCCCAATTCGGCATTGAGTTAGAGAGCCCCGAAGCTGCGGAGTCGCTTGCGCAATTACGGACTGTCACAACTGGAGCGGACATTATCACCGAGTTGCGCGGCAAGATTGAGAATTTGGGAACCGTGAATCTTTTGGCGGTCGAAGAGTACGATCAGGAGACGGCGCGGCTCGATGGAATGTTGGCGAATCGCGCGGACTTACTCGCCGCAAAATCCACTTTGGAAGAGACGATCCGCAAGATTAACGAAACGGCGGAAGCAAAGTTCTTGCATACGTTTGAAGCAGTGCGGGCGAATTTCCAGTCGTTGTTTACGGAATTTTTCCCGGCGGGTGAAGCGGACCTTATTCTGAGTGGTAAAGATCTGCTTGAAGCTGACATAACGATGTGGGCCAACCCGTCCGGCAAGCGTTTGAAGTCGCTGACGCTGATGTCCGGCGGCGAGAAGACGATGACGGCCATCGCTTTGCTGTTCTCGCTGTATCAGGTTAAGCCCTCGCCGTTCTGTGTCTTGGACGAGGTAGACGCACCGCTCGATGACGCGAATATTGACCGATTCACGCGCATGATTCACCGGCATAGCGACCATACGCAATTCATCATGATCACGCACAACAAGCGGACAATGGAGATTGCCGACAATCTCTACGGGGTCACGATGCAGGAAGAAGGAGTTTCGAAAACCGTCTCTGTTCGGCTTCTCAAGCCTACCGCGCCGGTCGTCTCTGAGGCTGAGACCGCAGTGACCGAATAG
- a CDS encoding ATP-binding cassette domain-containing protein, translating into MSDVAVNVAGLGKTYHDSTGASVVGCRDVTFSAHFGQIFGVLGTNGAGKTTTLRMLATMLTPTAGSATIVGHDLVANPRAVRRSIGFLSATTGVYGRLSAREMLHYFAALHGFAHEQAERRVAEIIELLDLREFIDRRCEKLSTGQRQRVSIGRTILHDPPVLIFDEPTSGLDILAAAQIVQFMRMSREQGKCVLLSTHVMREAELLCDEIILIHRGEVRDQGNVAELQHRHGSSQLEVVFLRAIGEDSSAFLD; encoded by the coding sequence GTGAGTGATGTGGCAGTCAATGTTGCCGGTTTAGGCAAGACGTACCATGATTCTACGGGTGCGAGCGTGGTCGGTTGCCGCGACGTGACGTTTTCGGCTCATTTTGGCCAGATATTCGGCGTGCTCGGAACGAACGGAGCGGGGAAGACAACGACGCTTCGCATGTTGGCGACGATGCTCACGCCGACGGCAGGAAGCGCGACCATCGTCGGCCACGACTTAGTCGCGAATCCGCGGGCGGTGCGCAGGTCCATCGGTTTTCTGTCGGCGACGACGGGTGTGTATGGTCGGTTGAGCGCGCGGGAAATGCTGCACTATTTTGCAGCGTTGCATGGATTTGCGCATGAGCAGGCCGAACGGCGAGTGGCCGAGATTATCGAGCTACTGGATTTACGCGAGTTTATTGATCGCCGATGTGAGAAGCTCTCGACCGGTCAGCGGCAGCGTGTCAGCATTGGTCGAACGATTCTGCATGACCCACCTGTCCTCATCTTTGATGAGCCAACGAGCGGCTTGGACATTCTGGCCGCGGCACAAATTGTTCAGTTTATGCGGATGAGCCGCGAGCAGGGGAAATGTGTGCTGCTGTCCACGCATGTCATGCGTGAGGCGGAGTTACTCTGCGACGAAATTATCCTGATCCACCGCGGCGAAGTGCGGGATCAGGGAAATGTCGCGGAACTTCAGCATCGGCATGGGAGTTCTCAACTCGAAGTTGTGTTCCTGCGTGCAATTGGCGAGGACTCGTCGGCATTTCTCGACTGA
- a CDS encoding HD-GYP domain-containing protein — translation MEWAAVATLLRALECRDAVTYAHSLRVADLSTRAARVLGCGQLSSEEVLLAGLLHDIGKLALPDKVLQKVGKLSKSERSEIARHPVISANILSPLPRFDHVRAIILQHHERFDGTGYPDGRRGDEILIESRVMTIADSFDALCDERPYRSPLTREEALGWIESEVGRQFCPIAFQAMEVVLAEMDQPLNGPPLVADGPWSPYYRVAGVPPNESK, via the coding sequence GTGGAATGGGCCGCAGTCGCGACTCTTCTTCGCGCCTTGGAGTGCCGCGACGCCGTCACTTATGCACACAGCTTGAGGGTCGCCGATCTGTCCACACGTGCTGCTCGCGTCTTGGGCTGTGGTCAGCTGTCAAGCGAAGAAGTTCTACTGGCGGGGCTGCTGCACGACATCGGCAAATTGGCGTTGCCGGACAAGGTGTTGCAGAAGGTTGGCAAGCTATCGAAGTCCGAACGCAGCGAGATTGCGCGGCACCCGGTCATTAGCGCGAACATACTATCGCCGCTTCCGCGCTTTGATCATGTGCGCGCCATCATCTTGCAGCATCACGAGCGCTTTGATGGAACCGGGTATCCCGACGGCCGACGCGGGGACGAAATCCTGATCGAGAGCCGCGTCATGACGATCGCCGACAGCTTTGATGCGCTCTGTGACGAACGCCCCTACCGCAGCCCGCTGACCCGCGAGGAAGCGCTGGGGTGGATTGAAAGCGAAGTAGGGCGGCAATTCTGCCCAATCGCTTTCCAGGCCATGGAGGTTGTGCTCGCCGAAATGGACCAGCCCCTGAACGGTCCACCGCTCGTGGCGGACGGTCCATGGTCTCCATATTATAGAGTGGCGGGAGTGCCGCCGAACGAATCTAAGTAG
- the porU gene encoding type IX secretion system sortase PorU translates to MTLTHPRTLLWLSTLGLLILAVPCVFARATLQKSSEEGIELRWSLRRDAKPVDAANWKVLLGDADWRPSNGQLIPIGVILVACPVGSEPELRVRHQNMTVSALALPESESGQEDQDLPLTRARIARIERWRGFQIAHVELRLADPTLNGTQILNDIDIAVDFVGNHQPAAPYVREAGLLPQLAVNGRDATRWWQMPETRRAALDDAAESWPAFQLYKLGVTETALHAVTVEWLQSQGVPVLGVSSSQIKLFGNGGRLLPAGLLSVPDSVLRENAILVEDGGDGRLDQGDRILFFAEGLKGFDYCDGSLLSDQGHASPYSTENIYWIGIDPSGSAGRRMSSLPNLSNAQTVEFVQGRAYLDQEQFIYAVQAWQSNSGVIWYMATLDPSSDRSFALNLESVGSGAGTLKLRMDTVSGGGLGFNVYVNNTLVSSGTFSGSMTIAVPEGTFVPGNNVVRLVNNTSRQILLNYIECEYDRTLQATSSALEFPAPELSGGYRYVTGLAADAYLMEISAHDSIRVGRGSSFTDSALSAANRRYFGTNPNRIRTPIFRGRHVTDAADYSRLRQPENEAGIIILTYDTWYDDLEPLVEMHAEYEEEPLTAVRVKLSDVYDEFSWGVTDPTAIRNFLRYAHERWRGSDGSAEPPRYVLFVGDGDYDYRNLVSSSDDNWMPPWESSGVCTDDYYVEFDDGAPLLDMISGRWPVQTPQEVAAIVEKTVNYAADPLYGPWKNTATFVADDEWKSGFCAESVHTRDSENLINNVLPNYFTFRKIYEILYPFRQSASTSQKPDATRDLIETINNGTLLINYVGHGNERVWTDEQLFVMDRDFGLLDNNRMWPVIVAGTCTWGGFDRPNERCFPELLVGADGVGAIGCVAATRFTFVSQNQRLTEEFYTEIFRQGIDRRRSLGEALLLTKPLRGENRLYHTFGDPVLRLATPEYYAFVEERDDSLQAGGLFHLSGYVSRTNSALANDYEPRPGDDRRFDEEVWPDFQGIVEARVFDSEDSAAYYFPLISDCSTPSADPYYYGLPGNAIFRGRSTIENGRFDVTFRVPRDIQYGGENAKVSLYFFGKSDSEPDSADGIGIEQPLRIANAAAATSDTVPPQIGAWLENTSFRNGDQVSRTPVLIVRLDDESGLNLSGEVGHKITARIDDAQAEDITQFFNYDVDSYTEGELSRTIGPLSDGPHRLTIEAWDSFNNLNNYAFDFIVGESGESGYAIQDILNWPNPMTAETFFTYSLTQDGTADVTVKIFTMTGKLVDELDGLSTRQLYNSNSTRPWHGRDRDGHELANGVYLYKVIARHQRGYTAEATGKLVILR, encoded by the coding sequence ATGACCCTGACCCATCCTCGAACGCTACTCTGGTTGAGCACATTAGGGCTGCTGATTCTGGCGGTACCCTGCGTCTTTGCGCGGGCTACGTTGCAGAAATCCTCAGAAGAGGGCATTGAGCTTCGGTGGTCGCTTCGCCGAGACGCCAAGCCAGTGGATGCGGCGAATTGGAAGGTGCTGTTGGGTGATGCTGATTGGCGCCCAAGCAATGGCCAACTGATTCCGATCGGAGTGATTCTGGTCGCCTGTCCCGTGGGCAGCGAGCCGGAATTGCGGGTGCGCCACCAGAACATGACTGTCTCGGCGCTCGCATTACCTGAGAGCGAGAGTGGTCAGGAAGATCAGGACTTGCCATTGACTCGTGCCCGGATTGCACGAATAGAGAGGTGGCGTGGATTTCAGATTGCCCATGTCGAACTGCGGCTGGCCGATCCGACGCTAAATGGCACGCAAATCCTGAATGACATAGATATTGCTGTTGATTTTGTCGGCAACCATCAGCCTGCTGCACCGTATGTGCGGGAAGCGGGGCTGTTGCCGCAGTTGGCCGTAAACGGCCGTGACGCGACCCGATGGTGGCAGATGCCGGAGACCCGCCGAGCGGCGTTGGATGATGCGGCGGAATCTTGGCCGGCTTTTCAACTTTACAAACTTGGTGTCACGGAAACAGCACTGCATGCGGTAACCGTCGAGTGGCTGCAATCCCAGGGCGTACCGGTGTTAGGCGTGTCCTCGTCACAGATCAAGCTGTTTGGAAATGGCGGCAGGCTTTTGCCCGCCGGGCTGTTATCCGTACCGGATTCCGTATTGCGAGAGAATGCCATCCTTGTTGAAGATGGCGGCGACGGCCGCTTGGATCAAGGGGATCGCATTCTCTTTTTCGCCGAAGGGCTGAAGGGTTTTGACTATTGCGACGGCAGCCTGCTGAGCGACCAGGGACACGCGAGCCCCTATTCTACCGAGAACATCTACTGGATCGGCATAGACCCAAGCGGTTCAGCCGGACGTCGGATGAGCAGCCTGCCGAACCTGAGCAACGCGCAGACGGTTGAGTTCGTGCAAGGCCGCGCCTATTTGGATCAAGAGCAGTTCATCTACGCGGTGCAGGCGTGGCAGTCAAACTCCGGCGTGATTTGGTACATGGCGACACTTGATCCGTCCAGTGATCGCTCGTTTGCGCTGAATCTCGAAAGCGTCGGCTCAGGTGCGGGCACGTTGAAGCTCAGGATGGATACTGTTTCTGGCGGTGGTCTGGGTTTTAATGTCTACGTGAACAACACACTTGTGAGCAGCGGGACCTTCTCGGGTTCTATGACGATTGCGGTTCCGGAAGGCACGTTCGTGCCCGGCAATAACGTTGTGCGATTGGTCAACAATACAAGCCGCCAGATACTGCTGAACTATATCGAGTGTGAATATGACCGGACGCTGCAAGCCACCAGCAGCGCGCTCGAATTTCCCGCGCCTGAACTCAGTGGCGGATACCGGTATGTGACCGGTTTAGCCGCGGATGCGTATCTCATGGAAATCAGCGCGCACGATTCTATACGAGTGGGGCGCGGATCAAGTTTCACGGACTCGGCCCTGTCCGCGGCAAATCGGCGATACTTCGGGACGAATCCGAACCGGATTCGAACGCCGATCTTTCGTGGCCGTCACGTCACGGATGCGGCCGACTATTCGCGATTGCGCCAACCGGAGAATGAAGCGGGCATCATCATTCTGACATACGATACGTGGTACGACGACCTCGAACCGCTGGTCGAAATGCATGCCGAATACGAAGAAGAACCGCTGACGGCCGTCCGCGTTAAACTTAGCGATGTCTACGACGAGTTCTCGTGGGGCGTAACCGATCCAACGGCCATTCGCAATTTCCTGCGCTATGCCCACGAGCGCTGGCGCGGCTCCGACGGTTCGGCCGAGCCTCCTCGCTATGTGCTATTCGTGGGCGATGGTGACTACGACTATCGCAATCTTGTGTCGAGCTCGGACGATAATTGGATGCCGCCATGGGAGTCGTCTGGTGTGTGTACGGACGATTACTATGTCGAGTTTGACGATGGGGCACCTTTGCTTGACATGATATCAGGCCGCTGGCCCGTGCAAACGCCTCAAGAAGTTGCGGCAATTGTTGAAAAGACCGTGAACTACGCCGCTGATCCGCTTTACGGTCCGTGGAAGAACACGGCCACGTTCGTGGCCGACGACGAATGGAAATCGGGTTTTTGCGCCGAGTCCGTCCATACACGCGATTCGGAGAATCTGATCAACAATGTTCTGCCGAACTACTTCACGTTCCGGAAGATCTACGAGATACTGTATCCGTTCCGGCAATCGGCTTCCACATCGCAAAAGCCGGATGCCACTCGCGATTTGATCGAAACAATTAACAACGGCACGCTGTTAATCAATTACGTTGGCCACGGCAACGAGCGCGTCTGGACGGATGAGCAGTTGTTCGTCATGGATCGTGATTTCGGGCTGCTCGACAACAACCGTATGTGGCCCGTTATTGTCGCAGGAACCTGCACATGGGGTGGTTTTGACCGACCCAATGAACGGTGCTTTCCGGAGTTGCTGGTAGGCGCCGACGGAGTTGGGGCCATCGGCTGTGTCGCCGCGACCCGATTCACGTTCGTTTCACAAAACCAGCGGCTCACCGAAGAGTTTTACACGGAGATATTCCGTCAGGGAATTGACCGGCGCCGCAGTTTGGGTGAGGCGTTGCTATTGACAAAGCCGTTGCGCGGCGAGAACCGGCTCTATCATACGTTCGGCGACCCGGTGCTGCGATTGGCGACGCCTGAGTACTATGCCTTCGTGGAAGAACGGGACGACTCGCTGCAGGCCGGCGGCCTATTCCACCTGAGTGGGTATGTGTCTCGTACAAACAGCGCGCTTGCCAACGACTATGAACCGCGCCCCGGCGATGACCGACGTTTCGACGAAGAAGTCTGGCCGGATTTCCAAGGCATTGTTGAGGCGCGCGTATTCGATTCCGAAGACTCGGCGGCCTATTACTTCCCGCTGATTTCAGATTGCAGCACTCCGTCCGCTGATCCCTATTACTACGGATTGCCGGGCAACGCGATATTCCGCGGCCGCTCGACGATTGAGAATGGCAGATTTGACGTGACTTTCCGTGTGCCGCGTGACATCCAGTACGGCGGCGAGAATGCCAAAGTCAGCCTATATTTCTTTGGGAAATCGGACAGCGAGCCGGACTCCGCTGACGGAATCGGCATCGAGCAACCTTTGAGAATCGCCAATGCCGCCGCCGCGACATCCGACACCGTGCCGCCGCAGATTGGCGCATGGTTGGAGAATACGTCGTTTCGCAATGGCGATCAGGTCAGCCGCACCCCGGTGCTGATCGTTCGCCTTGACGACGAATCCGGACTGAATCTTTCCGGCGAAGTTGGCCACAAGATTACAGCCCGCATAGACGACGCGCAAGCCGAAGACATTACGCAGTTCTTTAACTACGACGTGGACAGTTACACAGAGGGCGAGCTGTCGCGGACCATTGGCCCGCTTTCGGATGGTCCTCACCGGTTGACGATTGAAGCGTGGGATTCGTTCAATAATTTGAACAACTACGCGTTTGATTTTATCGTGGGCGAGTCGGGCGAATCGGGCTATGCCATACAAGACATCCTGAATTGGCCGAACCCGATGACCGCCGAGACCTTTTTCACGTATTCGTTAACGCAGGATGGCACGGCGGATGTGACGGTCAAGATTTTCACGATGACCGGGAAACTGGTGGACGAGCTTGACGGTCTGAGCACGCGGCAGCTCTACAATAGCAACAGCACGCGTCCGTGGCACGGGCGTGATCGCGACGGGCATGAGCTGGCCAATGGGGTCTATTTGTACAAAGTGATTGCCCGGCACCAGCGCGGCTACACCGCCGAAGCGACCGGCAAGTTGGTGATACTTCGATAA
- a CDS encoding GWxTD domain-containing protein: protein MRHLACLIVCWMITAVGAQAAGLDLDIVSFYGDDTLTYCEVYAGVQREALIYSRLSADSAVARFSLVCSVAQDGSMLRSDTLDTEDSGDTTRVMAGDAYFPYVFRYLLSPGDYQFSVVLLQTEWSERTDFVRDVTIPAIVEESGISDLALGAELAFGANPSAFTRNGVRFVPNPSNFYGSGLPMLYYYAECYGLDTTRHNDSVTVTRMVIAGTSGLDAKKPATRRLAIPGSSMVVADGFPAYTLRTGTYTLIVLVQQEGQPERRVSRKFWVYRPEDFEQGRELSLDADFNSAVATGGSDILHSINPDSALNLMEYVLTKQELRRARDMDADGKRRYLLEHWRRQSPDDPEAANRYFARIAEANRRYGFLDREGWRTDRGRVLVQLGEPDAIDRRYAEAQVPDHELWTYERVEGGVLFVFMDRSGFGDLDLVHSTKRGEIYNPEWMQSVQNRSSVIRGLRE from the coding sequence ATGCGACACCTGGCCTGTTTGATAGTATGTTGGATGATTACGGCGGTCGGCGCTCAGGCGGCCGGCCTCGATCTGGATATCGTCTCATTTTATGGCGACGACACCTTGACGTACTGCGAGGTCTACGCAGGCGTACAGCGGGAAGCCTTAATCTATTCGCGTCTCAGCGCCGACAGCGCTGTGGCGCGTTTTTCATTGGTGTGCTCGGTTGCGCAGGACGGCTCCATGTTGCGTTCGGACACGCTCGACACTGAGGACAGCGGAGATACCACGCGGGTAATGGCCGGTGACGCTTATTTCCCCTATGTATTTCGCTACCTGTTGAGTCCCGGTGACTATCAGTTTAGCGTGGTGCTGCTCCAAACCGAATGGTCAGAACGCACGGATTTTGTGCGTGACGTCACGATTCCGGCAATTGTCGAGGAGAGCGGCATTTCGGACTTGGCACTTGGTGCGGAGTTGGCGTTTGGTGCAAATCCCTCTGCCTTCACCCGCAACGGCGTGCGCTTTGTGCCTAACCCCTCCAATTTCTACGGCAGCGGCCTGCCCATGCTGTATTACTATGCGGAGTGCTATGGTCTCGACACCACCAGGCACAACGACTCCGTAACCGTGACGCGCATGGTCATCGCCGGCACGAGCGGCCTTGACGCCAAGAAGCCCGCGACGCGCCGGCTGGCGATCCCAGGATCCTCTATGGTGGTGGCTGACGGTTTCCCTGCTTACACTTTGCGCACCGGCACTTATACATTAATAGTCTTGGTTCAGCAGGAAGGCCAGCCCGAGCGCCGGGTCAGCCGTAAGTTCTGGGTTTATCGTCCGGAGGACTTTGAACAGGGGCGCGAACTTTCGTTGGACGCAGATTTCAACTCAGCGGTGGCAACCGGCGGCAGTGATATCTTGCACTCGATTAATCCCGACAGCGCTCTGAACTTGATGGAGTATGTCCTGACAAAGCAGGAACTGCGGCGTGCGCGGGATATGGATGCGGATGGCAAGCGGCGCTATTTATTGGAGCACTGGCGCCGACAGTCGCCCGATGACCCGGAGGCCGCAAATCGCTACTTCGCGCGCATTGCGGAAGCCAATCGTCGTTACGGATTTCTTGATCGTGAAGGCTGGCGGACGGATCGGGGCCGCGTGCTTGTTCAATTAGGCGAACCCGATGCGATTGACCGTCGCTATGCCGAGGCACAGGTTCCTGACCACGAACTATGGACTTATGAGCGCGTGGAAGGCGGCGTGCTGTTCGTGTTCATGGACCGTTCGGGATTCGGCGACTTGGATCTCGTGCATTCGACAAAGCGTGGCGAGATTTACAATCCTGAATGGATGCAGTCTGTTCAAAACCGCTCGTCCGTGATTCGAGGTTTGCGTGAGTGA